Within Gemmatimonadota bacterium, the genomic segment AACCTCCTCCTCGCCGTCGTCATCGGCGCGATGATCCTCGGCGTCATCACCTTCGCGAGCACGGTCCAGCGCATCTCCGGGCCGCTCGCGCTGCTGCTCGCGCATGCGCGAGCCCTGAGCCACGGGCGCCTCGACATCCGCACCGAGGAGGAGCTGCCTGGCGAGTTCCAGGAGCTCGCCGACGCGATGAACAGCACCGCCGCGTCGCTCTCGCGCGTCGCGACCGTCTCCACCCACACGGCCGAGGAGGTCTCGACCTCCGCGCACCAGCTCACCTCGGCGGCCGAGCAGATCTCGCTCGCCGCCTCGCAGACGGCGAGTGCGATGTCCGAGGTCACCGAAGGGGCGGAGAGCCAGGTCTCCTCGCTGCGCGACGCGGACGCCGCGCTGCAGCAGGTGCGCGAGCGCGCGCACGAGGTGCGGGCCGGCGCCGACGAGGTCGCCGACCTCTCGGCGGAGATCGAGCGCGTGGCGCGCGAGAAGCGGGCCGAGATCGCGCGCGCGCGCGACCTCCTCATCGAGATCCGCCAGTCGGTGGACCGCGCCGCCGGCGAGGTGCGCGAGCTGACGGCGACGGCGGAGAGCATCAACCGCTTCGTCGGGATCGTCAGCCGCATCGCCGAGCAGACGAACCTGCTGTCGCTCAACGCGGCGATCGAGGCGGCCCGTGCGGGGGCGGCGGGCCGCGGGTTCGCGGTCGTCGCTGACGAGGTGCGCAAGCTCGCCGACCAGGCGCAGCAGGCCGCCGACGACGTCGTGCAGCTCACCGCGATCGTCACGCGCCGCGTGGGCACCACGACGCTCGCGATGGAGACGGGCGCCAGCCGCGTCGCCGAGATCGAATCCGTCTCGGCAGGACTCGACGAGGCCCTCGAGACGATCGGCGGGGCGGCGGAGCAGACGCGCGCCGCAGCCGAGAGCCTCGGCGACCTCGCGACCGCGAACGTCTCCGCGGTGAACAACGCCTCAAGCGGCATCTCCACCGCGGCCCGCACCGCGGAGAGCCACGCGGCCGCCGCCGAGGAAGTCAGCGCGTCGACCGAGGAGCAGAGCGCCGCGTGCGAAGAGATGTCCGGAGCCTCGGTCGCACTGCTCCAGGGGTCGATGCGGCTGAAGGAGATCGTCGCCGGGCTGCGGACGGAGTAGCGATGCCGCTCGCGACACTGGCGCCGGTCGCCGCCGGCACCCCCACCGTCCTGCTGTTGAGCGGCGGACTCGACTCCACCACGCTCCTCGCCCTGGCGACTCGGGCGGGGTACGCGGTGAATGCGCTGACGTTCCGCTACGGCCAGCGACACGGGATCGAGATCGATCGCGCGCGCGCGATCGCGAAGGAGTGGCGGGTGGCGCGGCACGTGGTGGCCGACATCGACCTGCGCCTCTTCGGCGGCTCGGCCCTCACCGCCGACGTGGAAGTCCCGAAGGACCGCGACGCCGCGGCGATGGCGGCGGGGATCCCGATCACCTACGTGCCGGCGCGCAACACGATCTTCCTCTCGTTCGCGCTCGCCTGGGCCGAGGTGCTCGGCGCGACCGACCTGCTGATCGGCGTGAACGCGCTCGACTACAGCGGCTATCCGGACTGCCGTCCCGAGTACATCGCTTCGTACGAGGCGATGGCGAACCTCGCCACCCGCTCCGGCGTCGAGGGCACGGCCCGCACGCGCATCCTCACGCCGCTCATGGCGCTGAGCAAGGCGGACATCATCCGGACGGGACTCGCGCTCGGCGTGGATTACGACCGGACGATCTCGTGCTACGACCCGAGCGTGGAGGGGATCGCCTGCGGGCACTGTGATGCCTGCGTGCTCCGCGCGAAGGGGTTCGATGAGATACGATGAAGGGGGCGGCATCTCGCCCCCCGCATCCCGCACCTCCCTCCGCATCCTGTCCTCGCTTCCGTCCTTCCGCCTTCAGCCTTCTTCCATCTGTATTCTGTAAAGGAGCTCTTCTATACGTTGCAGGGCGAAGGCCTCCAGGCCGGTCGCCCCGCCGTCTTCTGCCGGTTCGCCGGGTGCAATCTCTGGACCGGTCGCGAGCAGGACCGCGCGACGGCGGTCTGCACCTTCTGCGACACCGATTTCGTCGGGATCGGGCCCGATGGCGGTCGGTTCGAGACGGCCGAGGCCCTCGCGGCGGCGGTGGCGTCGCGGTGGCCGGATGTTCCCGGTGGGCGGCGCCTCGTCGTCTGCACCGGAGGGGAGCCGCTCCTGCAGCTGGACGAGGCTGCGATCGACGCCCTCCACGCGCACGGATTCGAGGTCGCCGTCGAGACCAACGGCACCCAGCCCGTCCCCCGCGGCCTCGACTGGGTCTGCGTGAGCCCCAAGGCCGCCGCCCCGGTGGTGGTCGCCGGCGGCGACGAACTCAAGCTGGTGTTCCCCCAGGCCGCCGCGCGGCCCGAGCGGTTCGAGGGGCTCGCCTTCCGGCATTTCCTGCTCCAGCCGATGGATGGACCCGATCGCGAGGCCAATACACGGGCCGCCGTCGACTACTGCCTCGCGC encodes:
- a CDS encoding methyl-accepting chemotaxis protein; the protein is MNLFSLRTIRSRLVFGFSLLVGLLVIAGIVGYITIGAFSDEIGGALGQVQRETALTADLRTNVARELGAAVRYLDRGVALDHAEFSDAGWAAHTALRKLNESPGLTSTELGLIAGIDEQLATLEVGLTQAQLLRDLGRLESAVARTDSIRALESELTRDVARLGEMRAAQVARDTRALQEEALRRKNLLLAVVIGAMILGVITFASTVQRISGPLALLLAHARALSHGRLDIRTEEELPGEFQELADAMNSTAASLSRVATVSTHTAEEVSTSAHQLTSAAEQISLAASQTASAMSEVTEGAESQVSSLRDADAALQQVRERAHEVRAGADEVADLSAEIERVAREKRAEIARARDLLIEIRQSVDRAAGEVRELTATAESINRFVGIVSRIAEQTNLLSLNAAIEAARAGAAGRGFAVVADEVRKLADQAQQAADDVVQLTAIVTRRVGTTTLAMETGASRVAEIESVSAGLDEALETIGGAAEQTRAAAESLGDLATANVSAVNNASSGISTAARTAESHAAAAEEVSASTEEQSAACEEMSGASVALLQGSMRLKEIVAGLRTE
- the queE gene encoding 7-carboxy-7-deazaguanine synthase, which gives rise to MYSVKELFYTLQGEGLQAGRPAVFCRFAGCNLWTGREQDRATAVCTFCDTDFVGIGPDGGRFETAEALAAAVASRWPDVPGGRRLVVCTGGEPLLQLDEAAIDALHAHGFEVAVETNGTQPVPRGLDWVCVSPKAAAPVVVAGGDELKLVFPQAAARPERFEGLAFRHFLLQPMDGPDREANTRAAVDYCLAHPRWRLSVQTHKVVGVR
- the queC gene encoding 7-cyano-7-deazaguanine synthase QueC is translated as MPLATLAPVAAGTPTVLLLSGGLDSTTLLALATRAGYAVNALTFRYGQRHGIEIDRARAIAKEWRVARHVVADIDLRLFGGSALTADVEVPKDRDAAAMAAGIPITYVPARNTIFLSFALAWAEVLGATDLLIGVNALDYSGYPDCRPEYIASYEAMANLATRSGVEGTARTRILTPLMALSKADIIRTGLALGVDYDRTISCYDPSVEGIACGHCDACVLRAKGFDEIR